One Deltaproteobacteria bacterium DNA window includes the following coding sequences:
- the pdxA gene encoding 4-hydroxythreonine-4-phosphate dehydrogenase PdxA: MGDPQGIGPEVIEKALADRSLHRLCRPIIFGDPKYSNFRSAKKLTPKECGQLSALFIQQAVHAAMNGEIDAIVTASISKERLQLAGYRFPGHTEFLAKLCRAKKVRMMMMGPRLKVVLANIHEPLKRVPELLTVSSILETIEMTDRHLKTWFRIKHPRIAVAALNPHAGEAGIFGSEEKRIIRPAVEKGCQKRINAVGPLSPDTVFYRAANGEFDAVVAMYHDQGLIPLKLLHFHEAVNITLGLPFIRTSVDHGTAFEIAGKGKANPSSMVAAIKMAVELAQHNAPSH; encoded by the coding sequence ATGGGCGATCCTCAGGGAATCGGCCCGGAGGTGATCGAAAAGGCGCTGGCTGATCGTTCCCTCCATCGCCTCTGTCGTCCGATCATCTTTGGCGATCCGAAGTACTCCAATTTCAGATCGGCCAAAAAACTGACGCCGAAGGAATGCGGTCAGCTCTCAGCCCTTTTTATTCAGCAAGCAGTTCATGCCGCCATGAACGGCGAAATCGACGCGATTGTGACGGCATCCATATCCAAGGAACGGCTTCAGCTTGCCGGTTATCGTTTCCCTGGACATACAGAATTTCTGGCAAAACTCTGCCGGGCAAAAAAAGTCCGGATGATGATGATGGGTCCCAGACTGAAGGTGGTCCTCGCCAATATTCATGAGCCATTAAAAAGAGTCCCTGAACTTTTGACTGTCTCTTCCATCCTCGAGACGATCGAGATGACTGATCGGCATCTCAAGACCTGGTTCCGCATCAAACACCCGCGTATCGCCGTCGCCGCACTGAATCCCCACGCCGGAGAGGCTGGAATTTTTGGGTCTGAAGAAAAGAGGATCATTCGACCTGCGGTGGAGAAGGGATGCCAGAAACGGATTAACGCCGTCGGCCCTTTATCACCGGATACTGTCTTTTACCGCGCTGCCAACGGAGAATTCGATGCAGTGGTCGCAATGTATCATGATCAGGGACTCATCCCGCTGAAACTCTTGCATTTCCATGAGGCAGTGAATATCACATTGGGGCTCCCTTTCATCCGAACAAGCGTCGATCACGGAACCGCTTTTGAAATTGCGGGGAAAGGGAAGGCGAATCCGTCGAGTATGGTGGCAGCGATTAAGATGGCGGTGGAGTTGGCGCAACATAACGCCCCCTCCCATTAA
- a CDS encoding phosphoglucomutase/phosphomannomutase family protein — MIKFGTDGWRAIIHEDFNEQNVRRVAHALAEYLLARKKKGLIYVGFDRRLLSEESAGQVAEVLTANGFLVRLSKNYCPTPVVAWQTKTNQAIAGVMITASHNPPQWNGIKIKEEDGGAASPEYTAAIEEILNSLTDREVKQIPLKEARAKGLLEIFDPMEGYIQALQKRFATDEIRKANWKIGFDPLYGAGTDYLGKILETDIFQIHGEKDPNFGGLNPEPIRKNLSEMIRVVRDKKLDLALSTDGDADRIGAVDEEGNFVDSHHIFALILRHLASVHKKTGLVVKTITTTNMIDKLAKRYHLRLLETPVGFKHLGGKLRAAPDPLMGGEESGGIAVTDWLNERDGIFSALFLLDIITYHRKKLSSVIEDLHREIGPHYFERLDLHLGEEVMKRLRETLPRLKRDRLGGQTVSEIKTFDGTKFLLSDGSWLLIRASGTEPLLRLYAESSTPDQVKRLLEEGQALLC; from the coding sequence ATGATCAAATTCGGCACTGACGGCTGGCGTGCGATTATTCACGAAGATTTCAACGAGCAAAATGTCCGCCGTGTTGCTCACGCGCTCGCAGAGTATCTCCTGGCACGAAAGAAAAAGGGGCTGATCTATGTCGGGTTTGACCGTCGTCTTTTGTCCGAAGAATCTGCAGGGCAGGTCGCCGAGGTCCTGACCGCCAATGGCTTTCTGGTCCGTCTTTCAAAGAATTACTGCCCCACTCCTGTTGTCGCCTGGCAGACAAAAACGAATCAGGCGATTGCTGGTGTCATGATCACAGCGAGTCACAACCCCCCTCAGTGGAACGGGATCAAGATCAAAGAGGAAGATGGCGGGGCCGCCTCTCCAGAGTATACCGCCGCGATCGAAGAGATCCTGAACTCTCTCACGGATCGAGAAGTCAAGCAGATCCCTCTGAAAGAGGCTCGGGCAAAAGGGCTCCTCGAAATTTTTGATCCGATGGAGGGGTATATCCAGGCGTTGCAAAAAAGATTCGCGACCGACGAAATTCGAAAGGCAAACTGGAAAATCGGCTTTGATCCCCTCTATGGCGCTGGAACCGACTACCTTGGGAAGATTCTCGAAACAGACATTTTTCAAATTCATGGTGAAAAAGACCCGAACTTCGGGGGATTAAATCCTGAACCGATCCGAAAAAATCTTTCAGAGATGATCCGAGTGGTTCGCGACAAAAAACTCGATCTCGCCCTCTCGACCGACGGGGATGCCGATCGGATCGGAGCGGTCGATGAGGAAGGGAATTTTGTTGATTCCCACCATATCTTCGCTCTGATCCTTCGACATCTCGCATCGGTTCACAAAAAAACCGGGCTTGTGGTCAAGACAATCACGACAACAAACATGATTGATAAATTGGCCAAGCGATACCATCTCCGCCTTTTGGAAACCCCTGTCGGTTTTAAACATCTCGGGGGAAAATTGAGGGCGGCCCCAGACCCCCTCATGGGTGGCGAGGAATCCGGTGGGATTGCTGTCACAGACTGGCTCAATGAGAGAGACGGTATTTTCTCAGCCCTCTTCCTGCTGGATATTATTACCTACCATCGGAAAAAACTCTCCTCTGTAATCGAGGATCTCCATCGCGAGATCGGTCCTCATTATTTTGAAAGATTGGACCTCCATCTCGGGGAAGAGGTGATGAAGAGACTCCGAGAAACCCTTCCTCGTCTGAAGCGGGATCGGTTAGGAGGACAAACGGTTTCTGAAATAAAAACATTCGATGGGACGAAATTCCTGCTCTCGGATGGGAGTTGGCTCCTGATCCGCGCCTCGGGGACAGAGCCCCTCCTTCGGCTCTATGCCGAGTCGTCAACCCCTGATCAAGTCAAACGCCTTCTCGAGGAAGGACAAGCGCTACTGTGCTAA
- the mfd gene encoding transcription-repair coupling factor has translation MTPLEELTKRLAGGETQVRCTGLVGSSKAYLLSRLLGKETKKAVVYLAPSSKEASQIQNDLEFFGIASEFFLPHDAFPFTPLSSHLDVTCQRMGILARLLKKQCRVIVTTPTAIATFLPPSSVFQKVLLEYSLEVDRTALIRRLSEWGYEKVTLVTDRGTFAVRGALLDLFPSTEERPIRVEWIGDLIESIRIFDPRSQKTIDPIDRIEIAPAREIVLGKENFKNFQQAIRSRAETEDIPKSYWGPLLEKIGSEIYFSGIETYLPFFYEKPATFFDYLSNPLVIVDDPSAVSSSLQSYLDEVNSLCQSLEHPLITLQEVINQNKLWENQSGTHLELVPFGGPDTLSFPIETHNLRSEIKKSSQEPLAPIARAIKGWLETDRVILVASSETQRSRLQDLLSPYFPTPFPFEIKVGLLATGFRDPAGHLTYLTDEEIFGPRIHRPQKSSSWEGLSSLAEIKLGDPLVHTQHGIGLYRGMTPMTIDGITNDFLLIEYRGEDKLYLPIYRLNLIQKYTGGDGAPRLDKLGGTSWITIRQKAEKTIRQIAGDLLNLYAARTAGKGFAFSPPNEMFEAFEASFPYEETPDQERAIAETLADMQHERPMDRLILGDVGYGKTEVAMRAAYKAALDGKQTAILVPTTLLAFQHAERFAERFRDTPVRIEMLSRFRPRAEQKRVLQEMALGNIDIVIGTHRLLQPDISFKNLGLLVIDEEHRFGVSHKEKIKHLRKNVDALTLSATPIPRTLYMSLVGIRGVSIIETPPTDRLAIRTFVMPFQDSVIREAISREIKRGGQVFFLHNNIQTMGKMKEFLEKLIPEAKCEIAHGQMEEEGLEEIMIRFYHQEFNLLLCTTIIESGIDIPTANTILINEADRFGLAQIYQLRGRVGRGAHRAYAYLLIAEDKELTPEATQRLQVLQKFSELGTGFRMANYDLEIRGAGNLLGREQSGQMTAIGYELYSELLEQAVRELKGEKVLEEIDPELHFKLPAYIPESYLPDPPLRLELYRRLSSLDSEDEIEPILDELRDRFGKPPVEVENLLELSAVKTYAKRLRLKQIRYDGRNFSYAFDPTSPLPPEVLTEMIKKDPKVMKLTPDLRLIIHKPVRDDHLLMETKKFLRELTIRVQ, from the coding sequence ATGACCCCGCTGGAGGAACTTACCAAGCGCCTCGCGGGTGGTGAAACTCAAGTTCGTTGCACCGGTCTCGTGGGGTCGTCAAAGGCATACCTGCTCTCCCGTCTCTTGGGAAAAGAGACGAAGAAGGCGGTGGTCTATCTCGCCCCCTCCTCAAAAGAGGCCTCACAAATCCAAAATGACCTCGAATTTTTCGGCATCGCTTCCGAATTCTTTCTCCCCCACGATGCGTTCCCCTTCACACCACTCTCCTCGCACCTCGACGTCACCTGTCAGCGCATGGGGATCCTCGCACGCCTCTTAAAAAAACAATGCCGGGTCATCGTGACCACACCAACAGCGATCGCCACTTTCCTCCCCCCCTCGTCGGTTTTTCAAAAAGTTCTGCTCGAATACAGCCTGGAGGTCGATCGAACCGCCTTGATCCGGAGACTCTCGGAGTGGGGTTATGAAAAGGTAACATTGGTCACCGATCGCGGAACCTTTGCAGTCCGTGGCGCACTCCTCGACCTCTTCCCCTCCACGGAAGAACGACCGATTCGCGTCGAATGGATCGGGGATTTGATAGAATCGATCCGCATTTTTGATCCGAGGTCCCAAAAGACAATCGACCCGATCGATCGGATCGAAATCGCCCCGGCACGCGAAATCGTTTTGGGGAAAGAAAATTTCAAAAACTTTCAGCAGGCGATCCGAAGTCGGGCCGAAACAGAGGATATCCCGAAGAGCTACTGGGGACCGCTTCTGGAAAAGATCGGGTCCGAGATCTATTTCTCCGGGATCGAAACCTATCTCCCTTTCTTTTATGAAAAGCCGGCCACTTTTTTCGATTACCTCTCGAACCCTCTTGTGATTGTCGACGATCCATCGGCGGTGAGCAGTTCTCTTCAGTCTTATCTCGATGAAGTAAACTCACTCTGCCAGAGCCTGGAACATCCATTGATCACGCTTCAAGAGGTCATCAATCAAAACAAACTATGGGAGAATCAATCAGGAACTCATCTTGAACTCGTCCCGTTTGGGGGACCGGACACCCTTTCATTTCCCATAGAAACCCACAACCTTCGAAGCGAGATCAAGAAATCGAGTCAGGAACCGCTCGCCCCGATCGCTCGAGCGATTAAAGGCTGGCTCGAGACCGATCGTGTGATCCTCGTCGCCTCCAGTGAGACCCAACGGAGCCGACTCCAGGACCTTTTGTCTCCTTATTTCCCGACTCCCTTCCCTTTCGAAATAAAAGTGGGACTCCTTGCGACCGGATTCCGGGATCCCGCGGGGCATCTCACCTATCTGACAGACGAAGAGATTTTTGGGCCGAGAATTCACCGACCCCAAAAAAGCTCCTCCTGGGAGGGACTCTCGTCTCTCGCTGAAATCAAATTGGGTGATCCACTCGTCCACACACAACATGGGATCGGCCTCTATCGCGGGATGACCCCGATGACGATCGATGGGATCACCAACGACTTCCTGCTGATCGAATATCGCGGGGAAGACAAACTTTATCTGCCGATCTACCGGCTCAATCTGATCCAGAAATATACGGGGGGTGATGGGGCGCCGAGACTGGACAAACTCGGGGGGACCTCCTGGATCACGATCCGTCAAAAGGCGGAAAAAACGATCCGTCAGATCGCCGGCGACCTCTTGAATCTCTACGCCGCACGAACCGCGGGCAAGGGGTTTGCCTTCTCCCCTCCGAACGAGATGTTTGAGGCGTTCGAGGCGAGCTTCCCTTATGAAGAAACGCCGGATCAGGAGAGGGCGATCGCCGAGACGCTCGCTGATATGCAGCATGAGCGACCGATGGACCGCCTTATTTTAGGCGACGTCGGCTATGGGAAAACGGAAGTCGCTATGAGGGCCGCCTACAAGGCAGCGCTCGATGGGAAACAGACAGCGATCCTGGTCCCGACCACCCTCTTGGCCTTTCAACATGCCGAGCGGTTTGCCGAGCGATTTCGCGACACTCCCGTACGCATTGAAATGCTCTCTCGATTCCGGCCACGTGCCGAACAAAAGAGGGTGCTTCAGGAGATGGCCTTGGGAAATATCGATATCGTGATCGGGACCCATCGTCTCCTCCAACCCGATATCTCTTTCAAAAATCTCGGCCTTTTGGTGATCGACGAAGAACACCGGTTTGGTGTCAGTCATAAGGAAAAAATTAAACACCTCCGAAAAAATGTCGATGCCCTCACCCTCTCCGCCACGCCGATCCCAAGGACCCTTTATATGTCGCTGGTTGGGATCAGGGGCGTGAGTATCATCGAGACACCACCAACCGATCGACTGGCGATCCGAACCTTCGTCATGCCGTTCCAGGACTCGGTCATTCGAGAGGCGATCTCGAGGGAGATCAAGCGAGGCGGGCAGGTCTTTTTCCTTCACAATAATATCCAGACGATGGGGAAGATGAAGGAATTTCTGGAAAAGCTGATTCCGGAGGCAAAATGCGAGATCGCGCATGGCCAGATGGAGGAAGAGGGGCTCGAGGAGATCATGATCCGGTTTTATCATCAGGAATTCAATCTGCTGCTCTGCACAACGATCATCGAGTCAGGCATTGATATCCCGACCGCAAATACCATCTTGATTAATGAGGCGGATCGCTTCGGTCTCGCCCAGATCTATCAGCTGCGTGGGCGTGTCGGTCGCGGCGCGCACCGCGCCTATGCCTATCTGCTGATCGCCGAGGATAAGGAATTGACACCCGAGGCGACACAACGCCTGCAGGTCCTCCAAAAATTTTCCGAACTCGGGACCGGCTTTCGGATGGCAAACTACGACCTGGAAATCCGCGGCGCCGGAAATCTGCTCGGGAGGGAACAATCCGGCCAGATGACCGCCATCGGCTATGAACTTTACTCCGAGCTCCTCGAACAGGCGGTCCGAGAACTCAAAGGGGAAAAGGTCTTGGAGGAAATTGACCCAGAGCTCCACTTCAAACTCCCCGCCTACATCCCTGAATCGTACCTACCAGACCCGCCGCTTCGCCTGGAACTTTATCGCCGTCTTTCGTCGCTCGATTCCGAGGACGAGATCGAGCCGATCCTCGATGAACTCAGAGACCGTTTTGGAAAACCTCCTGTGGAAGTGGAAAATCTCCTGGAACTCTCCGCTGTCAAGACGTACGCAAAGAGGCTCCGACTTAAACAGATCCGTTACGATGGCCGAAATTTTTCGTACGCCTTTGATCCGACCTCACCCCTCCCACCGGAGGTCTTGACGGAGATGATTAAAAAAGATCCGAAGGTGATGAAGTTGACACCGGATTTGAGATTGATTATTCACAAACCGGTCCGGGATGATCACCTCTTGATGGAAACAAAGAAATTTCTGAGAGAGCTGACGATTAGGGTTCAATGA
- a CDS encoding SurA N-terminal domain-containing protein, protein MVRPLFYLCLFIVVLSACGGTPDTTIASVNGEKIASTEFLARFQEETRALNSDLASHAEAQKLIKKKVLDTLIEEKLLLQEAKRLKITVSRDEIQKEIERLKSGYDQWEFHEALKRQRINEEQWIRRIKNNLLLSKLTKQVLTQQHPSEKEIAAEYQKNLSLYMESERSHCRQIVASSREKAEKILELLKKGENFAALAKEFSESPDREKGGDLGFVARGDLPPILDEACFRFLPGQTSGIVTSAYGFHIFRVIERKPPRTLSLKEARPQIEAEWREKNQKEILKKWLNELYKHSKIEIDEAALLETKKLS, encoded by the coding sequence GTGGTTAGGCCCCTTTTTTATCTCTGCCTTTTTATTGTCGTGCTCTCCGCCTGTGGCGGCACACCGGATACGACGATTGCCTCGGTGAATGGGGAAAAGATCGCCTCAACTGAATTTCTTGCTCGATTTCAGGAAGAGACCAGGGCCCTCAATAGTGATCTTGCCTCCCACGCCGAGGCGCAAAAACTGATAAAGAAGAAGGTGTTGGATACCCTTATTGAAGAAAAACTCCTGCTGCAGGAAGCAAAGCGGCTCAAAATAACTGTCTCGCGGGATGAAATTCAAAAAGAGATTGAGAGGCTCAAGTCAGGATACGACCAGTGGGAATTCCATGAGGCGCTCAAGAGACAAAGAATTAATGAAGAACAATGGATTCGTCGAATCAAAAACAATCTCCTTCTCTCAAAACTAACCAAACAGGTCCTCACCCAACAACACCCCTCCGAAAAAGAGATCGCGGCAGAATACCAAAAAAATCTGTCCCTCTACATGGAATCGGAACGTTCTCACTGCCGTCAGATCGTCGCCTCAAGCCGGGAGAAGGCCGAAAAAATCCTGGAGCTTCTAAAAAAGGGTGAAAACTTCGCCGCCCTCGCGAAAGAATTTTCTGAAAGCCCGGATCGTGAAAAAGGGGGGGATCTCGGTTTCGTCGCGAGGGGAGATCTTCCGCCGATCTTGGACGAGGCCTGCTTCCGTTTTCTTCCGGGACAGACCAGTGGCATTGTGACAAGCGCGTATGGATTTCATATCTTTCGGGTCATCGAACGAAAACCGCCGAGAACCTTGAGTCTCAAAGAAGCCCGCCCTCAGATCGAAGCGGAATGGAGAGAAAAAAATCAAAAAGAGATCCTCAAAAAATGGTTGAACGAGCTCTATAAACATTCGAAGATTGAGATTGACGAGGCGGCTCTCTTGGAGACAAAGAAGCTTTCATGA
- a CDS encoding SurA N-terminal domain-containing protein codes for MKKLLTLLIIMIIVPLWADSAEIVDRIVAVVGTEIITLSDLKKQSSSGKKEPLTTLIREKLFESEIERLQITVNDEDMAQAIREILFRNHLTPEQFKKELEKEGQTFDQYKESLKVEIRKMKFLGQVIVPRIKISEDEIARKAGPKPSEEDRMRARQEIVQSRLNPELEAYLDEVREKTYIEIKE; via the coding sequence ATGAAAAAACTCCTCACCCTCCTTATTATAATGATCATAGTCCCCCTCTGGGCCGATTCAGCTGAGATCGTCGACCGGATTGTTGCCGTCGTCGGGACAGAAATTATTACCCTTTCGGATCTCAAAAAACAGTCCTCTTCGGGGAAAAAAGAGCCGCTGACGACCCTGATTCGCGAAAAACTCTTCGAATCCGAAATCGAACGACTGCAGATTACCGTCAATGATGAAGATATGGCCCAGGCGATCCGAGAGATCCTCTTCCGTAACCATCTGACCCCGGAACAATTTAAGAAAGAGCTCGAAAAAGAGGGACAAACTTTTGATCAATACAAGGAATCCTTAAAAGTGGAGATTCGAAAGATGAAGTTTTTGGGACAAGTCATCGTTCCGAGGATCAAGATCAGCGAGGATGAAATCGCCCGCAAGGCAGGTCCGAAGCCTTCTGAAGAGGATCGAATGAGGGCAAGGCAGGAGATTGTTCAGTCGCGCCTGAATCCAGAACTTGAAGCTTATTTAGACGAGGTTCGTGAAAAAACTTACATCGAAATCAAGGAATAG